The Pseudomonas wenzhouensis genome has a segment encoding these proteins:
- the plsB gene encoding glycerol-3-phosphate 1-O-acyltransferase PlsB, with amino-acid sequence MTRSPFRRLVFGSLRRLLYLWVRSETINQSAFTLKLDRSKPVFYVLQQPSVSDLAVVDRECTKAGLPRPVLPVAVGEHIEPAAFFYLTPEPDWFGRQDKRGISPTLDRVVTALSQHAVDDAQIVPVSVFWGQSPDRETSPWKLLFADSWAVTGRLRRLVSILILGRKTRVQFSTPIHLRELVEQDKGKERTLRMVHRILRVHFRNQKAAVIGPDVSHRRNLVKGLAHDPMVRQAIAEEAEREKISLEKAEAQALRYGNEIASDYTYTVIRFLELVLSWFWNKIYDGIKVHNVEGVRDIAQGHEVIYVPCHRSHIDYLLLSYLLFRNGLTPPHIAAGINLNMPVIGGLLRRGGAFFMRRTFKGNPLYTAVFNEYLHTLFSKGFPVEYFVEGGRSRTGRMLRPKTGMLAITLRSFLRSNRLPIVFVPVYIGYERVLEGRTYLGELRGASKKKESIFDLFKVLGALKQRFGQVSVNFGEPIKLAEFLDQQQPGWREQELGPQYRPAWLNDTTNRLGERVARHLNEAASINPVNLVALALLSTSKLALDDRALARVLDLYLALLRAVPYSPHTTLPEGDGAALIEHVKGMDLLAEQKDALGKILYLDEQNAVLMTYYRNNVLHIFALPALLASFFQSSARISREQILRYAGALYPYLQSELFIRWEQSELEGVIDQWLTAFVEQGLLKTEGDVYVRPAPSSRQFVLLTLLSRSVAQTLQRFYMAIALLLNAGQNAISAEELEDLCTVMAQRLSILHGLNAPEFFDKSLFRHFIQSLLDQGVLRQDEAGKLSHHPLLSELAEGAAKRVLPAEIRLSIRQVALDRNEDEPASP; translated from the coding sequence ATGACCCGTTCCCCCTTCCGCCGCCTCGTCTTCGGATCGTTGCGCCGCCTGCTGTACCTCTGGGTACGCTCGGAAACCATCAACCAGTCCGCCTTCACCCTCAAGCTAGACCGCAGCAAGCCGGTGTTCTACGTGCTGCAGCAGCCGTCGGTGAGCGACCTGGCGGTGGTCGACCGCGAGTGCACCAAGGCCGGCCTGCCGCGCCCGGTGTTGCCGGTAGCGGTCGGGGAACACATCGAGCCCGCCGCCTTCTTTTACCTGACACCGGAGCCGGACTGGTTCGGTCGCCAGGACAAGCGCGGCATCTCGCCGACCCTGGATCGCGTGGTCACCGCCCTCAGCCAGCATGCCGTGGACGACGCACAGATCGTCCCGGTCAGCGTGTTCTGGGGGCAGTCGCCGGACCGCGAAACCAGCCCATGGAAACTGCTGTTCGCCGACAGCTGGGCGGTGACCGGGCGCTTGCGCCGGCTGGTCAGCATCCTGATTCTCGGGCGCAAGACCCGCGTGCAGTTCTCCACGCCGATTCACCTGCGCGAGCTGGTTGAGCAGGACAAGGGCAAGGAGCGCACCCTGCGCATGGTGCACCGCATCCTGCGTGTGCACTTCCGCAACCAGAAGGCCGCGGTGATCGGCCCGGACGTGTCGCACCGACGCAACCTGGTCAAGGGCCTGGCGCACGACCCGATGGTGCGCCAGGCGATTGCCGAGGAAGCCGAACGCGAGAAGATCAGCCTGGAAAAGGCCGAAGCTCAGGCGCTGCGCTACGGCAACGAGATCGCCTCGGACTACACCTACACGGTGATCCGCTTCCTCGAACTGGTGCTTTCCTGGTTCTGGAACAAGATCTACGACGGTATCAAGGTGCACAACGTCGAAGGCGTGCGCGACATCGCCCAGGGCCACGAGGTGATCTACGTGCCCTGCCACCGCAGCCACATCGACTACCTGCTACTGTCCTACCTGCTGTTCCGCAATGGCCTGACGCCGCCGCACATCGCCGCCGGCATCAACCTCAACATGCCGGTGATCGGCGGCCTGCTGCGCCGTGGCGGCGCCTTCTTCATGCGCCGCACCTTCAAGGGCAACCCGCTGTATACGGCGGTGTTCAACGAATACCTGCACACCCTGTTCAGCAAGGGTTTCCCGGTCGAATACTTCGTCGAGGGCGGCCGCTCGCGCACCGGACGCATGCTGCGGCCGAAGACCGGCATGCTGGCCATCACCCTGCGCAGCTTCCTGCGCAGCAATCGCCTGCCGATCGTCTTCGTGCCGGTGTACATCGGCTACGAGCGCGTGCTGGAAGGCCGCACCTACCTGGGCGAACTGCGTGGCGCGAGCAAGAAGAAGGAGTCGATCTTCGACCTGTTCAAGGTGCTCGGCGCGCTCAAGCAGCGTTTCGGCCAGGTCTCGGTGAACTTCGGCGAGCCGATCAAGCTGGCCGAGTTCCTCGACCAGCAGCAGCCCGGCTGGCGTGAGCAGGAGCTGGGCCCGCAGTACCGCCCGGCCTGGCTCAACGACACCACCAACCGCCTCGGCGAGCGCGTGGCGCGCCACCTCAACGAGGCGGCGTCGATCAATCCGGTCAACCTGGTGGCGCTGGCACTGTTGTCCACCAGCAAGCTGGCCCTGGATGACCGCGCCCTGGCCCGCGTGCTCGACCTGTACCTGGCCCTGCTGCGCGCGGTGCCCTACTCGCCGCACACCACCCTGCCTGAGGGTGACGGCGCGGCGCTGATCGAGCACGTCAAGGGCATGGACCTGCTGGCCGAGCAGAAGGATGCACTGGGCAAGATTCTCTATCTGGACGAGCAGAACGCCGTCCTGATGACCTACTACCGTAACAACGTGCTGCACATCTTCGCCTTGCCGGCGCTGCTGGCCAGTTTCTTCCAGAGCAGTGCGCGGATCAGCCGCGAGCAGATCCTGCGCTACGCCGGCGCGCTGTATCCGTATCTGCAATCCGAGCTGTTCATCCGCTGGGAGCAGAGCGAGCTGGAGGGCGTGATCGACCAGTGGCTGACGGCCTTCGTCGAGCAGGGCCTGCTGAAGACCGAAGGCGACGTGTACGTACGCCCGGCGCCCAGCTCGCGCCAGTTCGTGCTGCTGACGCTGCTGTCGCGTTCGGTGGCGCAGACCCTGCAACGCTTCTACATGGCCATCGCCCTGCTGCTCAACGCCGGGCAGAACGCGATCAGCGCCGAAGAGCTGGAAGACCTGTGCACAGTGATGGCCCAGCGCCTGTCGATCCTGCATGGTCTGAATGCGCCGGAGTTCTTCGACAAGAGCCTGTTCCGTCACTTCATCCAGAGCCTGCTGGACCAGGGCGTGCTGCGCCAGGACGAGGCCGGCAAGCTCAGCCATCATCCGCTGCTCAGCGAACTGGCGGAAGGCGCCGCCAAGCGCGTGTTGCCGGCCGAGATTCGCCTGTCGATTCGTCAGGTGGCGCTGGATCGCAATGAGGACGAGCCGGCAAGCCCATGA
- a CDS encoding EamA family transporter, translated as METTVFLAVIAAAALHAGWNALLKIGLDRFLTATLIQIGAGLVALCALPLVALPQASAWPWIALSALLHIGYNFFLARAYQYGDLGQVYPIARGSSPLMVALLSLLLLHDGLGALQLLGLLVLVLGIWLMALRGGHHKAPQGAMLGCALMTALFIAGYTLSDAIGARSNGDALSYSLWLFTVNGVVMAAVLAISRGPRAFLQLGPHWRGGLAGGAMSMAAYTIVIWAMTQAPVALVSALRETSVVFAVLLGVVLLKERLRPIRLLACAVIAAGVVVMKLA; from the coding sequence TTGGAAACCACGGTCTTTCTCGCCGTCATCGCCGCCGCTGCCCTGCATGCCGGCTGGAACGCCCTGCTCAAGATTGGTCTGGATCGCTTCCTTACCGCCACGCTGATCCAGATTGGTGCCGGCCTGGTAGCGCTTTGCGCCCTGCCGCTGGTGGCGCTACCACAAGCCTCGGCCTGGCCGTGGATCGCGTTGTCGGCGTTGCTGCATATTGGCTACAACTTTTTCCTCGCCCGCGCCTACCAGTACGGCGACCTGGGCCAGGTCTACCCCATTGCGCGGGGCAGCTCGCCGCTGATGGTCGCCCTGCTCTCGCTGCTGCTGTTGCATGACGGGCTCGGTGCCCTGCAGTTGCTGGGTTTGCTGGTTCTGGTACTGGGCATCTGGCTGATGGCGCTGCGCGGCGGCCATCACAAGGCGCCACAGGGGGCGATGCTGGGCTGTGCATTGATGACGGCGCTGTTCATCGCCGGCTACACCCTCAGCGATGCCATTGGTGCGCGTAGCAATGGCGATGCGCTGAGTTATTCGCTGTGGCTGTTCACCGTCAACGGCGTGGTGATGGCGGCGGTATTGGCCATCAGCCGCGGGCCGCGCGCCTTCCTGCAGTTGGGCCCGCACTGGCGTGGCGGGCTGGCTGGCGGGGCGATGTCGATGGCGGCCTACACCATCGTCATCTGGGCCATGACCCAGGCGCCGGTAGCATTGGTTTCGGCCCTGCGTGAGACCAGCGTGGTGTTCGCCGTGCTGCTGGGAGTGGTGTTGCTCAAGGAAAGGTTGCGACCGATTCGTCTGCTGGCGTGCGCGGTGATCGCGGCTGGCGTGGTGGTGATGAAGCTGGCGTAG